In Candidatus Cloacimonadota bacterium, the following are encoded in one genomic region:
- a CDS encoding radical SAM protein yields MLILLIKLIIYRIYRILGFPRLLPINYTISVTNKCNSRCQTCFIYNVKSEQMNVSEYKKIFKKIGKAPYWVTISGGEPFLRKDLVDIVIALDKYCRPRIINIPTNGILTPRILYMVRQICKSLPRTQIIINLSIDGIDEEHDRIRNVKGNFNRVINTFKALKKLKYKNLIVGIHTVISKYNVENFPVIASYLMQLAPDSYITEIAEERHELANIGKDITPSALEYRAAIDFLLHRIKNNKFKGMSRITQSFRIEYYNLVKKILRDKKQVIPCYAGIASCHIAPNGDVWMCCTKAKPIGNLRKKDYNFSSIWFSKNAKIERKEIRQKRCYCPLANSSYTNLLLNIPSLWRVFIRSYIKW; encoded by the coding sequence ATGTTAATCTTACTTATAAAATTGATCATTTACAGAATCTATCGTATCCTTGGTTTCCCAAGATTACTACCGATAAATTATACAATTAGCGTCACAAACAAATGCAATTCCCGCTGTCAGACCTGTTTTATTTATAATGTCAAGTCGGAGCAGATGAATGTTTCCGAATACAAAAAGATATTCAAAAAAATCGGCAAAGCTCCATATTGGGTTACAATAAGTGGTGGTGAACCGTTTTTAAGAAAAGACCTTGTGGATATTGTTATTGCTTTGGATAAGTATTGCCGTCCAAGGATAATCAATATTCCAACAAACGGTATCCTGACACCACGAATTCTCTACATGGTTAGACAGATATGCAAATCCCTACCACGAACTCAGATCATTATCAATCTATCTATAGATGGTATTGATGAAGAACACGACAGAATTAGAAATGTTAAGGGTAATTTTAATAGAGTTATTAATACTTTCAAAGCACTGAAGAAACTTAAGTATAAAAATTTAATTGTTGGGATCCATACTGTGATATCAAAGTATAATGTTGAGAATTTCCCCGTAATAGCATCTTATCTGATGCAATTAGCTCCCGATTCTTACATTACTGAAATTGCTGAAGAAAGGCACGAATTAGCTAATATAGGTAAAGATATCACACCGAGTGCTTTAGAATATCGTGCTGCTATAGATTTTCTGCTTCATCGGATCAAGAACAATAAATTCAAAGGTATGAGTCGGATTACCCAATCTTTTCGTATCGAATACTATAATTTGGTTAAGAAAATCTTACGCGATAAGAAACAGGTCATACCATGTTATGCAGGAATTGCATCGTGTCATATAGCTCCAAATGGTGATGTTTGGATGTGTTGCACCAAAGCCAAACCAATAGGAAATCTACGAAAAAAGGACTATAACTTCAGTTCGATCTGGTTCTCAAAAAATGCTAAAATAGAACGCAAAGAAATCAGACAAAAGAGATGCTATTGCCCATTAGCAAATAGTTCATATACAAATCTGCTGCTCAATATTCCTTCCCTCTGGAGAGTGTTTATCAGAAGTTATATCAAATGGTAG
- a CDS encoding glycosyltransferase has product MKNQLRCSIGILIHNEAENIGKLLKALLNQKLEKVEIAEIIVISSDSTDGSDDIVKRYSGINPIVKLITEKERRGKSAAINTFLKEAKEDLILISSGDVIPEEITIEKMIEPFIDSSIGMTGAHPIPVNKTDSFVGYWVHLQWQLHHLIALQSPKLGEMVAFRNIMTSIPEDSAVDEASIEAIITENGFKLFYVPEAIVYNKGPESIMDFIKQRRRIAAGHLWLKRRNSYHVSTNQPQLLLSVLWDEIKRNPWKLHFVILIVILEIWSRFLGWYDLTILKKNPFKWDIINSTKKVN; this is encoded by the coding sequence ATGAAAAACCAACTCAGATGCAGCATCGGTATCTTGATACATAACGAAGCCGAAAACATTGGTAAACTACTGAAAGCTTTGCTTAATCAGAAGCTGGAAAAGGTAGAAATAGCGGAAATCATAGTTATTTCAAGTGACTCAACAGATGGTTCTGATGATATAGTGAAGAGATATTCCGGAATAAATCCGATAGTTAAACTAATCACGGAAAAAGAGCGGAGAGGCAAATCGGCTGCTATAAATACTTTTTTAAAAGAAGCAAAAGAAGATCTCATATTGATCAGTAGTGGAGATGTAATTCCAGAGGAAATAACCATAGAAAAAATGATTGAACCCTTTATTGATAGTAGTATCGGTATGACCGGAGCACATCCTATACCTGTAAACAAAACCGATAGTTTTGTCGGTTATTGGGTTCACCTTCAGTGGCAACTTCATCATTTGATAGCATTACAATCTCCCAAACTGGGGGAAATGGTAGCATTTCGTAATATAATGACCTCAATTCCTGAGGACAGTGCTGTTGATGAAGCTAGTATTGAAGCTATTATCACAGAGAATGGATTTAAACTGTTCTATGTACCGGAAGCAATCGTATATAATAAAGGCCCTGAGAGTATCATGGATTTCATAAAACAGCGTAGAAGAATAGCTGCTGGACATCTTTGGCTGAAAAGACGAAACTCTTATCATGTCAGTACCAACCAACCACAATTACTTCTTTCCGTACTTTGGGATGAGATAAAGAGAAACCCTTGGAAACTACATTTTGTTATTCTTATCGTCATTTTAGAGATTTGGTCTCGGTTTCTTGGTTGGTATGACTTAACTATTTTGAAAAAGAATCCCTTTAAGTGGGATATAATTAACTCGACTAAAAAAGTAAATTAA
- the nusB gene encoding transcription antitermination factor NusB, with protein MGLRRKGREIVLQTLYSLDFDHESALTEREVDREMFEPILNNIFETNSIKPTSRIYPFCNELIVSVIENLQTIDNLIKTHLEHWNIDKLGVLDRNLLRLAIADILYQNTPPPIAIDEAVEIAKKFCCDKSSKLINGVLDHIAKDLPQQPHKTE; from the coding sequence ATGGGTTTACGCCGCAAAGGACGAGAGATCGTTTTACAGACGTTGTATAGTCTCGATTTCGACCATGAATCTGCTCTTACCGAAAGAGAGGTAGATAGGGAGATGTTCGAACCGATCTTAAATAACATCTTCGAGACTAATTCTATTAAACCGACCAGCAGAATCTACCCGTTTTGTAATGAGCTGATAGTTTCTGTTATAGAAAATCTGCAGACAATAGATAATTTGATTAAAACTCATCTTGAGCATTGGAATATTGATAAACTCGGTGTACTCGATAGAAATCTGCTACGTCTTGCTATAGCCGATATTTTGTATCAGAATACACCACCACCTATAGCAATTGATGAAGCTGTTGAAATAGCCAAAAAGTTCTGCTGTGACAAATCGAGTAAATTGATAAATGGAGTTTTGGATCATATAGCCAAAGATTTGCCACAGCAACCTCATAAGACTGAGTAA
- the ribE gene encoding 6,7-dimethyl-8-ribityllumazine synthase, with protein sequence MYKIYEGKLVSDKAKYCIVISRFNEFIGNKLLEGSLDCLQRHNVAEKEIEVVWTPGAFELPAVAQKLAKTGKYEAIICLGAVIRGSTPHFEYVSSEVSKGIAQVALQSGIPVIFGVITADTIEQAIERAGTKSGNKGWDAALSAIEMVNLYRSIK encoded by the coding sequence ATGTATAAGATCTATGAAGGTAAACTAGTATCCGATAAGGCAAAATACTGTATCGTGATCAGTCGTTTCAATGAGTTTATCGGCAACAAACTTTTAGAAGGGAGTTTAGACTGTTTACAGCGTCATAATGTAGCTGAAAAAGAGATCGAGGTTGTCTGGACACCTGGTGCTTTTGAACTTCCAGCAGTAGCGCAAAAACTGGCTAAAACCGGTAAATATGAAGCAATAATATGTTTAGGAGCCGTTATTCGTGGTTCAACTCCCCATTTCGAATATGTCTCATCTGAAGTGAGCAAAGGAATAGCTCAGGTTGCACTACAATCGGGTATTCCAGTAATCTTTGGAGTTATAACTGCAGATACCATTGAACAAGCAATCGAAAGAGCAGGTACTAAATCCGGAAATAAAGGTTGGGATGCAGCTCTTTCAGCGATCGAAATGGTAAATCTCTACCGGAGTATAAAATAG
- a CDS encoding PDZ domain-containing protein, translated as MKRFLCLTIPVLILCIVCQITAMSLEQFVKEQYNNESISSDSLYTVFKNYTDFEQPEELAILIKDYHTINDTLQAPFVYYLPSGYRADKKTPLLIYLHGGVSRPEFIEDYYDNLHHSPFLKIANEKNWILLFPMANIQTAWWSEKGIENIMYQIRFLKERFNVDDNRIYLSGFSDGASGSFHLGMTTPNDFAAFYPLNGNMLVGTIVTGYPTYTTNLRNRYHRVINTDLDFLYPADKMRLLIKTAQDMGANIFYLEYWGIGHTYDYAEYDLPLMIEDMEKQVRNIFQPSLYWETTDPRWGRCDWLEILEIDTLSAAQDWHCHNTVLLPDDRVTFGFYDDNDFTGYGVRISNIVDNSVSEEIGLISGDVIISMDGIETETINDLLNIRNDKKRGDEFHLTIIRDQEEIILEGAFPPVTYHEHFNYQQKSGALKALYRGNVFHIESSRVAKLAVYIHPGMVNLDIPIRIFVNEREIFNDFIEIDREFMTVNFLNNKDRSVLWIKKLVLKIP; from the coding sequence ATGAAGCGTTTCTTGTGTCTAACGATACCAGTACTTATTCTTTGTATTGTTTGCCAGATAACTGCAATGAGTTTAGAGCAATTTGTAAAGGAGCAATATAATAACGAATCGATAAGTTCTGATTCTCTTTATACCGTTTTTAAAAACTACACAGATTTTGAGCAACCTGAAGAATTAGCAATTCTTATTAAGGATTACCACACAATCAATGATACTCTACAAGCACCTTTTGTTTACTACCTGCCATCAGGTTATAGAGCAGATAAGAAAACTCCGCTCTTGATATATCTTCATGGCGGAGTATCTCGTCCTGAGTTTATCGAAGATTATTATGATAACTTACATCATAGCCCCTTCCTTAAAATAGCCAATGAAAAGAATTGGATTCTACTCTTTCCCATGGCTAATATTCAGACGGCTTGGTGGTCTGAAAAAGGTATAGAGAACATCATGTATCAGATCCGGTTTTTAAAAGAGAGATTTAATGTTGATGACAACAGGATTTATCTAAGCGGTTTTTCTGATGGAGCTTCCGGTTCCTTTCATCTCGGCATGACTACTCCCAACGATTTTGCAGCTTTTTATCCCTTGAACGGTAATATGCTGGTTGGAACAATAGTAACAGGATATCCTACCTACACAACTAATCTGCGTAACCGTTATCATCGAGTAATCAATACCGATCTAGATTTTCTTTATCCTGCTGATAAGATGCGGTTATTAATCAAAACAGCTCAAGATATGGGGGCAAATATCTTTTACTTGGAGTATTGGGGAATAGGGCATACTTACGACTACGCAGAGTACGATCTTCCACTAATGATCGAGGATATGGAAAAACAAGTTCGTAATATCTTTCAACCATCACTCTACTGGGAAACTACAGATCCAAGATGGGGGAGATGCGACTGGTTAGAGATTCTTGAGATCGACACATTAAGTGCAGCTCAGGATTGGCATTGTCATAATACAGTTCTCCTACCCGATGACAGAGTTACCTTTGGATTCTATGACGACAACGATTTTACAGGATATGGAGTGAGAATATCTAATATTGTCGATAATTCGGTTTCTGAAGAGATCGGACTTATAAGTGGTGATGTCATAATTTCTATGGATGGTATAGAAACTGAAACAATTAATGATTTACTGAATATTCGCAATGATAAGAAACGGGGAGATGAGTTTCATTTGACTATCATCAGAGACCAAGAGGAAATTATTCTTGAAGGTGCTTTCCCTCCCGTTACCTATCATGAGCATTTTAATTATCAACAGAAGTCCGGAGCTTTGAAAGCTCTTTATAGAGGCAATGTTTTCCATATTGAAAGTTCCCGTGTTGCAAAACTAGCTGTCTATATTCATCCTGGAATGGTAAATCTCGATATACCTATAAGAATATTTGTGAACGAAAGAGAGATTTTTAATGATTTCATCGAGATCGACAGAGAGTTCATGACGGTTAATTTCCTTAACAATAAAGATCGTTCTGTACTTTGGATAAAGAAGCTAGTTCTTAAAATCCCATAA
- a CDS encoding metalloregulator ArsR/SmtB family transcription factor — protein sequence MMQNLKSKALIYKALGHPTRLFIIEYLNNNGERCVCELTDILRFDISTISKHLDVLRKAGLVTSRKDGQMVLYKSNIPCLNEILDCVECVSQQECTRKVMTNEKLIMNKRRINSRG from the coding sequence ATGATGCAGAATTTGAAGAGTAAGGCGTTGATTTATAAGGCATTAGGGCATCCGACCCGTCTGTTTATCATTGAGTATCTTAATAATAATGGAGAACGTTGTGTCTGTGAATTAACAGATATACTTCGCTTTGATATTTCGACCATATCTAAGCATCTCGATGTGTTACGGAAGGCAGGATTAGTTACGAGCCGTAAAGATGGTCAGATGGTTTTATATAAGTCGAATATTCCTTGTCTTAACGAAATACTCGATTGTGTAGAGTGTGTCAGTCAGCAGGAATGCACCAGGAAAGTGATGACTAATGAAAAACTTATAATGAATAAAAGAAGGATAAATAGTAGAGGTTAA
- a CDS encoding permease translates to MDWKQEWKTLLIMAAVFLGAYFMPVGTARFDFAFREGLFLLKDYAREHILLCLIPAFFIAGAISVFISQGAVMKYLGSKAKKVIAYSVASVSGSILAVCSCTVLPLFSGIYKRGAGLGPATTFLYSGPAINIMAIILTARVLGMELGVARAVGAILFSIIIGLMMQLIFRKEKTEEGGFVMPENEKPLWQNVSLMVLLVLILVAVNWGKPVDDVGVWSFIYQIKWLITAGLALMLGVVLIKYFAMKLWKIGVSAGITLLFAVILPQFPTIAFAAAFISLSFFISRKEDELGDWFLATWDFAKQILPLLLFGVLIAGMLLGRPEEEGLIPSQWVYAAVGGNSLGANFFAAIAGAFMYFATLTEVPILQGLIGNGMGKGPALALLLAGPALSLPNMLVIRSVLGTKKTLVFVTLVVVMSTIAGVVYGYLF, encoded by the coding sequence ATGGATTGGAAGCAGGAGTGGAAAACACTTTTAATCATGGCAGCTGTTTTCTTAGGTGCTTATTTTATGCCTGTAGGAACAGCTCGTTTTGATTTTGCTTTTCGTGAGGGGCTCTTTCTCTTAAAGGATTATGCTCGGGAGCATATACTACTTTGCTTGATCCCGGCTTTCTTCATTGCCGGAGCAATATCTGTCTTTATCAGTCAGGGTGCGGTAATGAAGTATCTGGGGAGTAAGGCAAAAAAAGTAATAGCTTATTCAGTCGCTTCAGTTTCGGGGAGTATATTGGCAGTTTGTTCCTGTACAGTATTACCATTATTTAGCGGAATTTATAAGAGAGGAGCGGGATTAGGTCCGGCAACAACTTTCCTCTATTCGGGACCGGCGATAAATATTATGGCTATCATTCTGACCGCAAGAGTACTGGGGATGGAATTGGGAGTAGCCAGAGCAGTCGGAGCTATCTTGTTCAGTATCATTATCGGCTTAATGATGCAATTGATTTTCCGGAAAGAGAAGACAGAAGAGGGTGGTTTCGTTATGCCTGAAAACGAAAAACCACTTTGGCAGAATGTTTCTTTGATGGTTCTGCTGGTTTTGATCCTGGTCGCAGTCAATTGGGGAAAGCCAGTTGATGATGTAGGTGTCTGGAGCTTTATCTATCAGATTAAATGGTTGATAACAGCAGGATTAGCGCTTATGTTGGGAGTTGTATTAATAAAATATTTTGCTATGAAATTATGGAAGATTGGTGTATCTGCAGGGATAACGTTACTGTTTGCTGTTATTTTGCCTCAATTTCCGACCATCGCCTTTGCTGCAGCATTCATAAGTTTATCTTTTTTCATCAGCAGAAAAGAGGATGAATTGGGTGATTGGTTTTTAGCTACCTGGGATTTTGCTAAGCAGATACTACCGTTGTTGCTCTTTGGTGTACTAATTGCCGGAATGCTACTCGGTAGACCGGAAGAAGAGGGATTGATCCCCTCCCAATGGGTATATGCAGCAGTAGGGGGTAATTCCCTGGGAGCAAACTTCTTTGCTGCTATTGCCGGTGCATTTATGTACTTTGCTACTCTGACTGAAGTGCCGATCTTACAAGGTCTGATAGGCAATGGTATGGGGAAGGGACCAGCGTTGGCTCTGTTGTTAGCAGGACCTGCACTCTCACTGCCTAATATGTTAGTGATCAGAAGTGTTCTCGGAACTAAAAAAACTCTTGTTTTTGTTACTTTGGTAGTTGTGATGTCAACGATAGCAGGTGTAGTCTATGGTTATCTGTTTTAG
- a CDS encoding putative zinc-binding protein, with product MTECNCSCSSACAVNTAHSNVYACAGASNVGKISVELAIALHKANKYRMGCAAGVGADICGFKEAAEETETANLVIDGCAVSCLKNMFDKKEIGNYQHIILTEFGIEKEPHFDYDQNVIKRLVEQIDDVKRAK from the coding sequence ATGACTGAATGTAATTGCAGTTGCTCGAGTGCTTGTGCTGTTAATACAGCTCATAGTAATGTGTATGCCTGTGCCGGGGCGAGTAATGTCGGCAAGATATCTGTGGAGTTAGCAATAGCCCTGCACAAAGCAAACAAGTATCGAATGGGTTGTGCTGCAGGGGTAGGAGCAGACATTTGCGGTTTTAAAGAAGCTGCCGAAGAGACCGAGACAGCTAATCTAGTAATTGATGGATGTGCTGTATCCTGTTTGAAGAATATGTTTGATAAGAAAGAGATTGGAAACTACCAACACATTATTTTAACCGAGTTCGGTATAGAGAAAGAACCACATTTTGACTATGATCAGAATGTTATTAAACGATTAGTTGAGCAGATAGATGATGTAAAGAGAGCAAAATAG
- a CDS encoding TM0996/MTH895 family glutaredoxin-like protein, with translation MIIKVLGSGCPKCKKLEENVRKALEEKGIKAQVEKVTDITKIMNYGVMMTPGLVIDEKVVSVGKVLGPDKIVPLLK, from the coding sequence ATGATTATTAAAGTACTTGGTTCGGGTTGTCCGAAATGCAAGAAACTGGAAGAAAATGTCCGTAAGGCGTTAGAAGAGAAAGGAATTAAAGCTCAGGTCGAGAAAGTGACAGATATTACTAAGATCATGAATTACGGAGTAATGATGACTCCAGGGTTGGTGATTGATGAGAAAGTTGTTTCGGTCGGTAAGGTTCTGGGACCTGATAAAATTGTTCCCTTATTGAAGTGA
- a CDS encoding thioredoxin family protein, which yields MRSKLKPTLVISKKFLNLLQILFLVTLTITIACSKVESKTREGNLQGTVAENYPLLSSTPLASATFTKLPNDLLLRSVDITITKQEIDNDLAQTRANIREQLQDNVFFILEQKFTEKVILQESRNSLTKDGHDITNISDMDVIQTFVYGLVKDIEPSEAEINEFYEANKALMGDMPFDQVRGQIVGFLKQQQQQEYVQEYITNILSNRKVEISGSWAAEKISLAMNNDVDQARLSSIPTMANFGSDSCVPCQMMIPAREAVRESFGDTAHVVYVHTDRDQILSSRYGIQSIPTLIFFDKQGAEVHRHVGIMSQDEMEEWLNRLLRD from the coding sequence ATGCGTTCAAAGTTAAAACCTACATTAGTAATATCTAAGAAATTTCTGAATCTGCTCCAGATTCTTTTTCTCGTTACTTTAACCATTACAATTGCCTGTAGTAAAGTAGAGAGTAAGACAAGAGAAGGTAATCTGCAAGGAACAGTCGCTGAAAACTATCCTCTGCTTTCATCAACACCATTGGCTTCTGCAACTTTTACCAAGTTACCGAATGATCTTCTTCTTCGTTCGGTTGATATCACTATAACCAAACAGGAGATAGATAATGATCTAGCACAAACAAGGGCAAATATCAGAGAACAACTCCAAGATAATGTTTTTTTCATCTTAGAGCAGAAATTCACTGAAAAAGTAATACTTCAAGAGAGTCGCAATTCTCTGACTAAAGATGGTCATGACATAACAAATATATCTGATATGGATGTTATCCAAACATTTGTCTATGGTTTGGTTAAAGATATTGAACCCTCGGAAGCGGAGATCAATGAATTTTATGAAGCCAATAAGGCGTTAATGGGTGATATGCCTTTTGACCAAGTTCGCGGGCAGATTGTAGGATTTTTGAAGCAACAACAACAACAAGAGTATGTACAGGAATACATAACAAATATTTTATCTAATAGAAAAGTCGAGATCTCGGGTAGTTGGGCTGCTGAGAAGATCAGTTTAGCAATGAATAATGATGTTGATCAAGCCAGATTGAGTAGTATTCCTACTATGGCAAACTTTGGTTCAGACAGTTGTGTTCCCTGTCAAATGATGATACCGGCAAGAGAAGCTGTAAGAGAGTCGTTTGGCGATACTGCTCATGTTGTGTATGTTCATACAGACAGAGACCAGATCCTCTCCAGCCGCTACGGGATCCAGAGTATTCCTACTCTCATCTTCTTCGATAAACAGGGTGCAGAAGTACACAGACACGTTGGGATAATGAGTCAGGATGAAATGGAAGAATGGCTAAACAGGTTGCTCAGGGATTAG
- a CDS encoding sulfite exporter TauE/SafE family protein, whose product MTSILVMWSALTLGVITSISPCPLATNVAAISFLSRSLNNTQRVLLSGLLYTLGRMFVYVGIGVLILIFFQTSSPSEATLVSNISRFLQSYMGIFLGPLLILAGMFILGMLQTSVSFSMNGQSLQRRFQDGGIIWSFPMGVVFALSFCPVSASLFFIGLLGLSTQYSSPVLLPTLFGIGTALPVIIFALIIAFAGKMVGKAFNRLSQIERWVRIVTGMIFIGAGIYYILTHIYGLSLLI is encoded by the coding sequence ATGACTTCGATTTTGGTTATGTGGAGTGCTTTAACATTGGGGGTTATAACTTCTATCAGTCCCTGTCCGTTAGCCACTAATGTTGCTGCGATCTCTTTTTTAAGTCGTTCATTGAACAATACCCAAAGAGTCTTATTGTCAGGTTTATTATATACACTGGGAAGAATGTTCGTCTATGTCGGGATAGGGGTTCTCATCTTAATTTTCTTCCAGACCTCATCTCCTTCTGAAGCAACATTAGTGTCTAATATATCCCGTTTTCTACAAAGTTATATGGGGATTTTTTTAGGACCATTACTTATTTTAGCCGGTATGTTCATCTTGGGTATGCTGCAAACATCCGTCTCTTTCAGTATGAATGGACAATCTTTGCAGAGAAGATTTCAAGATGGAGGTATTATTTGGTCATTTCCCATGGGAGTGGTTTTTGCCCTCTCTTTCTGTCCGGTTTCTGCGAGTCTCTTTTTTATAGGTTTATTAGGGCTTTCTACCCAATATTCATCTCCAGTTTTGTTACCTACTCTGTTTGGGATCGGTACGGCACTTCCGGTCATTATTTTTGCTTTGATCATTGCCTTTGCCGGTAAAATGGTAGGGAAAGCTTTTAACCGACTCTCTCAGATCGAAAGATGGGTCAGGATCGTCACCGGGATGATCTTTATTGGAGCCGGGATCTATTATATTCTCACCCACATTTACGGATTGTCACTTCTAATTTAG
- the arsB gene encoding ACR3 family arsenite efflux transporter, with translation MKNKQISGISFFERYLTIWVAGCMVAGILIGQYLSFIPRFLGKFEYANVSIPIAVLIWLMIYPMMMKVDFTSIKNVGKNPQGLYLTWVVNWLIKPFTMYGIAYLFFFYIFRSFIPGDLARDYLAGAILLGAAPCTAMVFVWSHLTKGNPAYTVVQVATNDLIILFAFTPIVALLLGISGIRIPWNTLILSVVLFVVIPLAGGVITRVSIIKSRGIEYFTGTFLPKFNNITIGGLLLTLVIIFSFQGRVILQNPLHIILIAVPLTIQTFLIFAIAYFGAMKLKLRHCIAAPAGMIGASNFFELAVAVAIALFGAASPVALATIVGVLVEVPVMLTLVKIANKTTHCFPAERVVS, from the coding sequence ATGAAGAATAAACAAATAAGTGGTATTAGTTTTTTTGAGAGATATTTAACTATCTGGGTTGCTGGCTGTATGGTGGCAGGAATACTTATTGGTCAATACTTATCATTCATTCCGAGATTTTTAGGAAAATTCGAGTATGCCAATGTCTCAATACCGATAGCGGTCCTGATCTGGCTAATGATTTATCCGATGATGATGAAAGTTGATTTTACCAGTATCAAGAATGTAGGTAAAAATCCCCAAGGTCTTTATTTAACTTGGGTAGTGAACTGGCTCATCAAACCTTTTACTATGTATGGGATAGCTTACCTCTTCTTCTTCTATATCTTTAGAAGTTTTATTCCGGGTGATCTGGCGAGAGATTATTTAGCCGGGGCAATTCTTTTGGGAGCTGCACCCTGTACAGCCATGGTCTTTGTCTGGAGTCATTTGACCAAAGGTAATCCTGCATATACAGTAGTTCAAGTTGCTACGAACGACTTAATAATCCTCTTTGCTTTTACTCCTATCGTAGCACTATTATTAGGGATCAGCGGTATCCGTATCCCTTGGAATACTTTGATACTTTCGGTAGTCTTGTTTGTTGTTATTCCGCTTGCCGGTGGTGTTATAACCAGAGTTAGTATCATCAAATCGAGAGGAATTGAATATTTTACCGGCACTTTTCTGCCTAAGTTCAACAACATTACGATCGGTGGACTACTCTTAACTTTAGTAATCATCTTCTCATTTCAAGGAAGAGTTATTTTGCAAAACCCGCTTCATATCATTCTGATCGCAGTACCTTTGACCATTCAAACATTTCTTATCTTCGCAATTGCTTATTTTGGAGCAATGAAACTCAAGCTTCGGCATTGTATCGCTGCACCAGCCGGTATGATCGGGGCTTCCAATTTCTTCGAATTAGCAGTGGCAGTAGCCATCGCACTTTTTGGAGCTGCTTCTCCGGTTGCCCTTGCCACCATAGTCGGTGTCTTGGTAGAAGTACCGGTGATGCTGACATTAGTTAAGATAGCTAATAAAACTACGCACTGTTTCCCGGCTGAAAGAGTAGTAAGTTAA
- a CDS encoding metalloregulator ArsR/SmtB family transcription factor, which produces MDKYNDLSKLFKVLSDPTRIQILDILSCGTLCACDILESLRISQSTLSHHMKVLMDCGLVIGEKKSTWMHYSLDQARVKDLHDLLDNITLPKENCICNSNSEENRR; this is translated from the coding sequence ATGGATAAATATAATGATCTGTCAAAACTTTTCAAGGTATTGAGTGATCCGACACGTATACAAATACTGGATATCTTATCCTGCGGTACTCTCTGTGCTTGTGATATTTTAGAGAGTTTACGGATCAGTCAATCTACTCTCTCCCATCATATGAAAGTATTGATGGATTGTGGTTTGGTTATCGGCGAAAAAAAATCAACTTGGATGCATTACTCATTGGATCAAGCAAGAGTTAAGGATTTACATGATCTTTTAGACAATATAACTCTGCCGAAAGAGAACTGCATTTGCAATAGCAATTCGGAAGAGAATAGACGATGA
- a CDS encoding TM0996/MTH895 family glutaredoxin-like protein — protein MVIKILGGGCSKCKKLEQNAIKAAEEAGLDYKIVKVTDMNDIMAYGVPMTPALIIDEVVKSVGHVISSDKIKQFFNK, from the coding sequence ATGGTCATCAAGATATTAGGTGGCGGCTGCAGTAAATGCAAGAAGCTTGAGCAGAATGCCATCAAAGCAGCCGAAGAAGCCGGATTAGACTACAAGATCGTGAAAGTAACCGATATGAATGATATAATGGCTTATGGTGTGCCAATGACTCCCGCTCTCATTATAGATGAAGTAGTCAAGTCAGTTGGTCATGTAATTTCGTCAGATAAAATCAAACAATTCTTCAACAAATAA